A DNA window from Tenuifilaceae bacterium CYCD contains the following coding sequences:
- a CDS encoding glycosyl transferase, which yields MTDLVSVVIPCFNEELYIEGCIYSLNDGEYKNIEIIIVDGGSFDGTLNIINDLNSRFSNIRILSNPKKVTPISLNIGIKAAKGNFIMIAGAHSKFPPNYISELLNYQHLYNCNVVGGALETKVKNSNPKSNSIIAVLSNKFGVGNSSFRTEKEAILEVDTVPFGIYRKEVFNNIGGYNEALIRNHDIELSKRIAKERFKIILVSHVRCVYYAREVFSELAKNNYGNGYWNVLTVYITKDFKSLSIRHYVPLAFILSLTLPVVVSLFFYGPMILLSIVFLIIYLVFITMISFKMLKKDNSFWYLFGAFMTLHFSYGLGSLFGLFRFDKLRF from the coding sequence ATGACAGATTTAGTATCAGTTGTTATTCCATGTTTTAACGAAGAACTATATATTGAGGGATGTATATACTCATTGAATGATGGAGAGTATAAAAATATTGAAATAATTATTGTTGACGGTGGTAGTTTTGATGGAACATTAAATATAATTAATGATCTAAATAGTAGGTTTTCAAATATTCGAATTTTATCAAATCCTAAAAAAGTTACACCTATATCGTTAAATATTGGAATTAAGGCTGCAAAAGGAAATTTTATTATGATTGCAGGAGCCCATTCGAAATTTCCACCCAATTATATATCTGAGTTGTTGAATTATCAGCATTTATACAATTGCAATGTGGTTGGGGGGGCGCTCGAAACAAAGGTCAAAAATTCAAATCCCAAATCTAATTCGATTATAGCAGTTTTAAGTAATAAGTTTGGAGTAGGTAATTCCTCGTTTAGAACAGAAAAAGAGGCGATATTAGAAGTTGATACCGTTCCTTTTGGAATATATCGAAAAGAAGTTTTTAATAATATCGGTGGTTATAATGAGGCTTTAATTCGTAATCATGATATTGAATTATCGAAACGAATTGCTAAGGAAAGATTTAAAATAATTTTGGTTTCTCACGTTCGATGTGTTTACTATGCTAGAGAAGTTTTTTCTGAGTTAGCAAAAAATAATTATGGTAACGGGTATTGGAATGTTTTAACGGTTTATATTACAAAGGATTTTAAATCACTTTCTATTCGACACTACGTACCTTTAGCTTTTATCTTATCATTAACTCTACCTGTAGTTGTATCATTATTTTTTTATGGGCCAATGATTTTATTATCAATTGTATTTTTGATTATCTACCTAGTTTTTATAACGATGATATCTTTCAAAATGTTAAAAAAGGATAATAGCTTTTGGTATTTGTTTGGTGCATTTATGACGCTGCATTTCTCTTACGGTTTGGGTTCATTATTTGGATTATTTAGATTTGACAAATTGAGATTTTAG
- a CDS encoding capsular polysaccharide biosynthesis protein, with translation MESKKDSITRVAWVHNYDRSLNSASGVFMYQLYAAYQNSNSDIAIDLINIGSITKPFLFIAKIFKYRKLLRGYDIIHAQYGSGTGFFVSLFGKTRILSLRGSDWYKSPANSLIGKFHIWLGCKLSRWSLTKFDQIIVMSERMKADVLSFASNSKITVIPDGIDLNRFYPQEHVVSDKFRVLFSTVDKTNPVKRYDLAVSAFSLFHCKYPNSELVLMTGVDHDRVNEFINSVDVILLTSTHEGWPNIIKEGLACNVPFVSTDVSDLCQIANSSDTCFVCEDFPESLFVGLEKVYCNRTRPKELRHFVEFMDLDSISDELIAIYRDFEI, from the coding sequence ATGGAAAGCAAAAAAGATAGTATAACTAGGGTTGCTTGGGTTCACAATTACGATAGAAGTTTAAATTCAGCTTCTGGTGTTTTTATGTATCAGTTGTATGCTGCATATCAAAACTCTAATAGTGATATTGCGATTGACTTGATTAACATAGGCTCTATAACTAAACCTTTTTTATTTATTGCCAAAATATTTAAGTATAGAAAATTATTGAGAGGTTATGATATAATTCATGCTCAGTATGGTTCTGGAACAGGCTTTTTTGTATCCTTATTTGGCAAAACAAGAATTTTAAGCTTGAGAGGATCTGATTGGTATAAGTCTCCTGCCAATAGTTTAATTGGAAAGTTTCATATTTGGTTAGGCTGTAAACTTTCAAGGTGGAGTTTGACAAAGTTTGATCAAATCATCGTTATGTCAGAGAGGATGAAGGCCGATGTACTAAGTTTTGCTTCTAATAGTAAGATTACAGTAATTCCTGATGGTATAGATTTAAATAGGTTTTATCCACAAGAACATGTTGTTAGTGATAAATTTAGAGTATTGTTTTCAACAGTAGATAAAACAAATCCAGTAAAACGATATGACCTTGCTGTATCGGCATTTAGTTTATTTCATTGTAAGTATCCCAATTCAGAATTGGTTTTGATGACAGGGGTGGATCATGATAGGGTAAACGAATTTATCAATAGCGTTGATGTTATACTGTTAACATCAACACACGAAGGGTGGCCAAATATAATAAAGGAGGGACTTGCCTGTAATGTACCTTTTGTAAGTACGGATGTTAGCGATTTATGCCAGATTGCAAATTCTTCAGATACATGTTTTGTGTGTGAGGATTTCCCTGAATCTTTATTTGTTGGTCTTGAGAAGGTCTATTGTAATAGAACGAGACCGAAGGAACTTCGGCATTTTGTTGAATTCATGGATTTAGATTCAATAAGCGATGAGTTAATTGCTATATATAGAGATTTTGAGATTTAA